One region of Leishmania panamensis strain MHOM/PA/94/PSC-1 chromosome 28 sequence genomic DNA includes:
- a CDS encoding DNA replication licensing factor MCM6, putative (TriTrypDB/GeneDB-style sysID: LpmP.28.2520), whose protein sequence is MNPQDIRDDPALPQPTAEVAPVLEVDADGVRVREAVHLFLSRLIDPVLRANSSLSVPATSAGDDISGTHASFHYVVTQLERISTSTSWSTCVVRWADFLRFDEDAAAVLESDFQRFSPFINEALHQVLLQYYGEEYANHGKCYPSLVFSNVPRCLTIRSLRASLVGQLCAIRGVVTRTSQVRPELLVGVFRCSDCGTESLPIEQQFHYTEPPTCRNTQCENKNKFQLIPNHPSTRFGDWQKLRMQEDANNIPAGCMPRTMEVIVRADAVEVAKPGDRILAIGCAIVVPEVAKLFNLANRREVQRQLTGGQRAQQDAQTDMEGATGLRALGVRDLNYRMCFLATTITDATGDDRKMTHAVKEATDGAAEREEVTLTPAERQRVYQMRRHDSLLKALTSCIAPNVFKHDVVKLGLLLQMVGGVSKTTIERITLRGDINVCIVGDPSTAKSQFLKWVSANMPRGVYTSGKASTASGLTATVTRDADTGERTIEAGALMLSDRGICCIDEFDKMEMKDQVAIHEAMEQQTISIAKAGIKATLNAKTSLLAALNPIGGKYDRRRPLQRNIAMTAPIMSRFDLMFVIVDDSGDDADFAIANQLLRLHRFGGAAVRPPFTTEDFQLYLRYARSLTPRLTPEASQLIVAAYRDMRLQDSLSNRSKVYRVTTRLLESMIRLSEATAKIYMSEEVRATHVEVALELMRQSLSTLDMTEVELVGGPADDTPLEEQEGVVKQEPEAARGSASASSLVAGHGANKGRVGGDGAGADGQACIADEPTSASSAAAAAPRRKVSIKADHYFAIVNRLVAHLKSLGDDAAPTRQELVTWYLEQVKTLNRPLLEAELRYVNLVLSKLVKEGKLLEVDVREGDPPRVYLDPNFNPDVTQ, encoded by the coding sequence ATGAATCCACAGGACATCCGCGACGACCCGGCGCTACCGCAGCCGacggcagaggtggctccggtgctggaggtggaTGCCGATGGCGTTCGTGTGCGTGAGGCAGTGCACCTGTTCCTTAGCCGTCTCATCGACCCCGTTCTCCGTGCAAATTCAAGCCTCTCTGTCCCAGCAACTTCTGCCGGCGATGACATCTCTGGCACGCACGCATCCTTCCACTACGTGGTCACTCAGTTGGAGCGCATCAGCACGTCAACTAGCTGGTCGACGTGCGTGGTTCGCTGGGCAGATTTCCTCCGCTTTGACGAGgacgccgcagcggtgctaGAGTCAGATTTCCAGCGCTTCTCCCCGTTCATTAACGAGGCCCTTCATCAAGTCCTCCTGCAGTACTACGGCGAGGAGTATGCAAACCACGGCAAGTGCTACCCCAGTCTCGTGTTCTCGAACGTGCCGCGGTGTTTGACGATTCGTTCATTGCGGGCGTCGTTGGTAGGACAACTGTGCGCTATCAGGGGTGTTGTGACGCGTACGTCGCAAGTGCGGCCGGAGCTGCTCGTTGGCGTGttccgctgcagcgactgcggcACAGAGAGCCTGCCCATTGAGCAGCAGTTTCACTACACCGAGCCGCCCACCTGCCGCAACACCCAGTGCGAGAACAAGAACAAATTTCAGCTGATTCCAAATCACCCATCCACACGCTTTGGCGACTGGCAGAAGCTGCGCATGCAGGAGGACGCAAACAACATCCCTGCTGGATGCATGCCGCGCACAATGGAGGTGATTGTCCGCGCCGACGCTGTGGAGGTGGCGAAGCCTGGCGACCGCATTCTCGCCATTGGATGCGCCATTGTCGTGCCGGAGGTGGCGAAACTGTTCAACCTGGCCAATCGGcgtgaggtgcagcggcagctgacgGGTGGCCAGCGGGCGCAGCAGGACGCGCAGACGGATATGGAAGGCGCCACCGGGTTGCGCGCGCTCGGCGTACGAGACCTAAACTACCGCATGTGCTTTCTTGCCACCACCATTACGGATGCCACGGGCGACGACCGCAAGATGACGCACGCAGTGAAGGAGGCGACAGATGGGGCGGCGGAACGGGAGGAGGTGACACTCACCCCCGCCGAGCGTCAGCGGGTGTATCAGATGCGTCGGCACGACAGCCTGTTGAAGGCGCTCACGTCCTGCATCGCGCCGAACGTGTTCAAGCACGATGTCGTGAAGCTGGGGCTGCTTCTTCAGATGGTCGGCGGGGTCTCTAAAACGACGATCGAGCGTATTACCCTGCGGGGCGACATTAATGTCTGCATTGTTGGTGACCCGTCCACGGCCAAGTCACAGTTTCTCAAGTGGGTCTCAGCGAATATGCCACGTGGTGTCTACACAAGCGGCAAGGCGTCCACAGCCAGCGGTCtgacggcgacggtgacgcgGGACGCCGACACGGGTGAACGCACAATCGAGGCTGGCGCCCTCATGCTCAGTGACCGCGGGATCTGTTGCATCGACGAGTTTGACAAGATGGAGATGAAGGACCAGGTAGCAATTCACGAGGCCATGGAGCAGCAGACCATCTCCATCGCAAAGGCTGGTATCAAGGCGACGCTGAACGCGAAAACATCGCTGCTGGCTGCGCTGAACCCAATAGGTGGCAAGTACGACCGTCGCCGCCCTCTGCAGAGGAATATCGCCATGACGGCGCCCATCATGTCGCGCTTTGACCTCATGTTTGTCATCGTTGACGACTCTGGTGACGATGCCGACTTTGCCATTGCGAatcagctgctgcgactgcacCGCTTtggtggtgcggcagtgCGTCCGCCCTTCACTACGGAGGACTTCCAGCTGTACCTTCGCTACGCACGTTCACTGACGCCGCGCCTCACACCTGAGGCGTCACAGCTCATCGTGGCCGCTTACCGCGATATGCGGCTGCAGGACTCGCTTTCCAACCGCAGCAAGGTGTACCGCGTGACAACACGTTTGCTGGAGAGCATGATCCGGCTGTCCGAGGCAACTGCGAAGATTTACatgagcgaggaggtgcgtgcTACTCACGTagaggtggcgctggagcTAATGCGGCAGTCCCTCTCTACACTCGATATgacggaggtggagctggtggGCGGCCCCGCCGACGACACTCCTctcgaggagcaggagggcgTCGTCAAGCAAGAGCCAGAGGCCGCGCGTGGCAGCgcgtccgcctcctcactTGTAGCTGGTCATGGTGCCAATAAGGGCcgcgtcggcggtgacggtgcggGTGCAGACGGTCAGGCATGCATCGCTGACGAGCCGACCTCGGCGTCCTcagccgcggctgctgctccccggCGGAAGGTAAGCATCAAGGCTGATCACTACTTTGCTATTGTGAACCGACTTGTGGCGCACCTCAAGTCCCTCGGTGATGACGCCGCCCCGACGCGGCAGGAGTTGGTGACATGGTACCTGGAGCAGGTCAAGACGCTGAATAGGCCGCTGCTAGAGGCAGAGCTGCGGTATGTCAACCTCGTTCTCTCGAAGCTGGTCAAAGAGGGAAAGCTTCTGGAGGTGGACGTGCGTGAGGGAGACCCGCCACGCGTGTATTTGGACCCCAACTTCAACCCCGATGTGACGCAGTGA